One window from the genome of bacterium encodes:
- a CDS encoding inositol monophosphatase family protein, producing AFPDHAVMAEESSGGRLPRPDPMPRHLWLVDPLDGTTNYAHGLPIYAVSIGLLVEGVPALGVVYDPSRDELFHGGVGLGAYLNDQPVRVSAEADLERSILATGFPYDLRVSADNNLEHFTRFSYASQAIRRLGSAALDLCYVACGRLDGFWEIKLHPWDTAAAAAFIPEAGGRISDYSGGPFDVFGLETVASNGLIHEPMLRVISSTEP from the coding sequence GGCCTTTCCCGACCACGCGGTCATGGCCGAGGAGTCCTCCGGCGGCCGGCTTCCCCGACCCGATCCCATGCCCCGCCATCTCTGGCTGGTGGACCCCCTGGACGGCACGACCAACTACGCCCACGGGCTGCCCATCTACGCCGTTTCGATCGGCCTCCTGGTCGAGGGGGTGCCGGCGCTCGGAGTGGTGTACGATCCCTCCCGCGACGAGCTCTTCCACGGCGGCGTCGGACTGGGCGCCTACCTGAACGACCAGCCGGTCCGGGTCAGCGCCGAGGCCGACCTCGAGCGGTCCATCCTGGCCACCGGCTTCCCCTACGACCTGCGGGTTTCCGCGGACAACAACCTGGAACACTTCACCCGGTTCAGCTACGCCTCCCAGGCCATCCGGCGCCTGGGGTCGGCGGCCCTCGACCTGTGCTATGTGGCCTGCGGAAGGCTCGACGGATTCTGGGAGATCAAGCTCCACCCCTGGGACACGGCGGCGGCGGCGGCCTTCATCCCCGAGGCGGGGGGGCGGATAAGCGATTATTCCGGCGGACCCTTCGACGTCTTCGGTCTGGAAACCGTGGCCTCGAACGGCCTGATACACGAGCCGATGCTCCGGGTCATCTCCTCGACCGAACCGTAA